The Microbacterium sp. SORGH_AS_0862 region CGTCGATCGACGCGTCGATGACGGGATAACGCGAGTGCGGCAGCTCCTTCACGCGCGAGGCGGCCTGGTCGATCGGCTCATGGGCATCGAGCGCGATCACCTCCGGGCGGGGTCGCATGACCTCGCTGATCTGGCGGTCGCGCAGCGAGAGCACGTCGTCGAGGATGCGGCGCTCGTCCTCGGGCAAACCCTCATGACTGGAAACGATGTCGCGCAGTTCCTCGTCGGTGAGCTCGTCGGCGGTCTTGTCGGGGTCGCCGCCGAGCAGCCGCACGAGAGCGTTCGTCGACACCGACAGCAACCAGATGACGGGACGCATGAACCGTGCGAATCCGCCGAGGACCGGAGCGACGGCGTAGGCGAACTGCGCGTTGCGCTGGATCGCGAGACGCTTGGGCACGAGCTCGCCGAGCACCAGCGAGAGGTACGCGATCACCAGGGTGAGCACGATCGTCGCGACGGTCGCAGCGACGGACTCAGCGAGTCCGAGGGACACGAACAGCGGCGTCACCGACGGAGCGATCGACGAGGCGCCGTACGCCGCCGAGGCGAAGCCGGCCACCGTCACGCCGATCTGGACGGCGGAGAGGAACGTGTTGGGGTTACGGGCGAGATCGGCGACCTTGCGACCGCGCTTGCCCCGTGCGGCGAGGGCATTGACCTGGCTCTCACGCAGGGTGACGAGGGCCATCTCCGTGGCGGCGAACACGCCGCCGATGAGCACGAAGACGATGACCAGGGCGATATTGAGAAGGAGGTCGCCGTTCAACGGCCGACCTCCTCAATGTGCAGGCAGACGCCCGGGGTCACCCGGGCGCGCGGACTATGACTGTCGGAGGAATCGGCAGAGTGCGTCATCGCACCAGCGTACGGCGACGGGGGGCCGCGATGCTCGGTGTTCGCCGAGAGAGGGCGGCGCGGCAGCGCTTGACAGAGCATGCGTTCGCGCTAACATCGACCACAAGTCATTGGTACCGCTAACACGCGATGTCGCGTATCCGCATCCCGCTCGACGCCCCCGCATCCTGTGCGCGCGTCGTGGCGTGCGCCGGTGACGACCTGATCAAGACGAAGAACGAGTGAGTGGCCCATCGTCGGGTCACAGCAAAGGTGCACGATGCTCGCTGCGAACGCCGGCCCTCGGCCCGACGTCGCGACCGCACGCGGCGGCAGCGCCCTTTCATCGGAGGAGCGCGGCTGCGGCCGCCTCCTCCCGGACAATCTGGCGACCGGAGAGACCGGCCGTCCTGGAACTCGGCTGAGCGCTGTCGCCTCGCCGGAGATCGGAGACACACCATGAAGAAGGGCCTTCTCGCCCGGACCGCCGTCGGCCTGGTCGGCGGCGCACTCCTCATCGGCGCCGCGGGAGCGGCTGTCGCGGACGAGATCGGCAACGACGAGGTCGACGTCACGGTCGACATCGCGGCGCTGCCCGACGCCGGCGCGCTGACTTTGAGCGTCGCCCCCG contains the following coding sequences:
- a CDS encoding hemolysin family protein — translated: MNGDLLLNIALVIVFVLIGGVFAATEMALVTLRESQVNALAARGKRGRKVADLARNPNTFLSAVQIGVTVAGFASAAYGASSIAPSVTPLFVSLGLAESVAATVATIVLTLVIAYLSLVLGELVPKRLAIQRNAQFAYAVAPVLGGFARFMRPVIWLLSVSTNALVRLLGGDPDKTADELTDEELRDIVSSHEGLPEDERRILDDVLSLRDRQISEVMRPRPEVIALDAHEPIDQAASRVKELPHSRYPVIDASIDDIVGFVHVRDIFDAVSASGHGELISLAREIPYLPSSARVLPTLTGMRAQGHHIAVVVDEYGGTDGIVTLEDLVEEVVGEIFDEYDTDAVAEALSAEGGTVDGRLNLQDFEEATGIAIPRGSADTVAGYVVERLGRLARVGDVVDLDGATIRVSAIDRRRISELHVTRAPASLEEIPD